From the genome of Geminocystis herdmanii PCC 6308, one region includes:
- a CDS encoding DNA polymerase III subunit delta', with translation MKPLAKLIGQPLAVELLERAIEINRIAPAYLFVGAQGVGKAFGAKCFTEMLMISPTENYASACKKLYEGNHPDFLWVEPTYNDKGTFLTAKEATEKGLKRKTAPKIRIEQIREISQFLARPPLKCDRSVVVIESAELMAESAGNALLKTLEEPGQATIILIAPSVDSILSTLVSRCQIIPFSRLSEEHLKLVLYRQDAAQVLDYPQLMKMSQGCPGKAIADWQKLREIPSELLSRLTKLPNNVIEGLNLAKEITKELEVETQIWLADYLQYLYWDKHRKTNLIEGLEKVKKTLMRYVQPRLVWDCFFLDCQDIS, from the coding sequence ATGAAACCATTAGCAAAATTAATTGGACAACCCCTTGCAGTAGAATTATTGGAAAGGGCGATCGAAATCAATCGTATTGCACCAGCTTACTTATTTGTTGGGGCGCAAGGAGTGGGTAAAGCCTTTGGGGCGAAGTGTTTTACGGAAATGTTGATGATTTCTCCCACAGAAAATTATGCTTCTGCTTGTAAAAAGTTATACGAAGGAAATCATCCTGATTTTTTATGGGTAGAACCAACTTACAACGATAAAGGAACGTTTCTAACCGCTAAAGAAGCCACAGAAAAAGGCTTAAAACGAAAAACTGCTCCGAAAATTAGAATTGAACAAATTAGGGAAATTAGTCAATTTTTAGCCCGTCCGCCTTTAAAGTGCGATCGATCTGTAGTAGTCATTGAATCAGCGGAATTAATGGCAGAATCCGCAGGAAATGCGTTACTAAAAACCCTAGAAGAACCGGGACAAGCTACAATTATTTTGATAGCGCCTAGTGTGGATTCTATTTTGTCAACCCTCGTTTCTCGTTGTCAAATTATCCCCTTTTCTCGTTTGAGTGAAGAACATTTAAAATTAGTTTTGTATCGTCAAGATGCCGCTCAAGTTTTAGATTATCCTCAATTAATGAAAATGTCTCAAGGATGCCCTGGAAAAGCGATCGCCGACTGGCAAAAACTTAGGGAAATTCCCTCAGAATTGCTCTCAAGATTGACTAAATTGCCAAATAATGTTATTGAGGGCTTAAATTTAGCAAAAGAAATAACCAAAGAATTAGAAGTAGAAACTCAAATTTGGTTAGCAGATTATTTACAATATTTATATTGGGATAAACACCGTAAAACTAATTTAATTGAAGGTTTAGAAAAAGTAAAAAAAACCCTAATGCGTTATGTACAACCTCGTTTAGTTTGGGATTGTTTTTTCTTGGATTGTCAAGATATATCTTAA